One part of the Amaranthus tricolor cultivar Red isolate AtriRed21 chromosome 16, ASM2621246v1, whole genome shotgun sequence genome encodes these proteins:
- the LOC130802185 gene encoding COBRA-like protein 1 produces the protein MGIKSFCNLGDFVFAFFFFSSTFTLTEAYDPLDPNGNITIKWDVITWTADGYVAVVTIYNFQKYRHIQAPGWQLGWTWAKKEVIWSMVGGQATEQGDCSKFKGNIPHSCKKDPTIVDLMPGTPYNQQFANCCRGGVLNSWVQDPATAISSFQISVGQSGTTNRTVKVPRNVTLKAPGPGYTCGPGKIVKPSKFKTQDGRRTTQALMTWNVTCTYSQFLSQKAPSCCISLSSFYNDTIIPCPTCSCGCQNNDTSPGSCVEANSPYLASVVAPALSNKNSYLPPLVQCTNHMCPIRIHWHVKTNYKEYWRVKVTVTNFNYRMNYSQWNMVVQHPNFDNLTEVFSFNYEPLTPYSNINDTAMLWGIKFYNDLLMQAGPYGNVQSELLFQKDKSAFTFEKGWAFPHRIYFNGDNCVMPPPDSYPWLPNTSPRPNFSLLTATLTLLSALAFLYTHA, from the exons ATGGGTATTAAATCATTTTGCAATTTGGGTGATTTTGTTTTTGCATTTTTCTTCTTTAGTTCTACTTTTACTCTTACAG AGGCATATGATCCTCTCGATCCAAATGGAAATATTACTATCAAGTGGGATGTCATTACTTGGACTGCGGATGGTTATGTT GCCGTTGTTACTATTTACAACTTTCAAAAGTATCGTCACATTCAAGCACCCGGGTGGCAACTTGGATGGACTTGGGCAAAAAAAGAGGTTATTTGGAGCATGGTGGGTGGCCAAGCAACAGAACAAGGGGATTGCTCAAAATTTAAAGGCAATATTCCACATTCTTGTAAGAAGGATCCAACCATTGTGGACTTGATGCCGGGAACTCCCTACAATCAGCAGTTCGCAAACTGCTGCAGGGGAGGAGTTCTGAATTCTTGGGTGCAAGACCCCGCCACTGCAATTAGCTCATTTCAAATTAGTGTGGGGCAATCAGGCACCACTAATAGAACCGTCAAAGTGCCAAGGAACGTCACCCTAAAGGCTCCTGGACCGGGTTACACTTGCGGGCCAGGAAAGATTGTAAAACCAAGCAAATTTAAAACCCAAGATGGGAGACGTACCACTCAAGCCTTAA TGACTTGGAATGTAACATGCACATATTCTCAGTTCCTGTCCCAGAAAGCACCCTCATGCTGCATCTCGCTTTCTTCGTTCTACAACGACACCATCATACCATGTCCAACATGCAGCTGTGGCTGCCAAAACAACGATACTAGCCCCGGAAGTTGTGTGGA GGCTAATTCCCCGTATTTGGCCTCGGTTGTTGCACCGGCACTCTCAAATAAAAACAGTTATTTGCCACCTCTTGTTCAATGTACTAACCATATGTGTCCGATACGTATACACTGGCATGTCAAAACCAATTACAAAGAATATTGGCGAGTTAAGGTTACGGTTACAAACTTCAACTATCGGATGAACTACTCTCAGTGGAACATGGTTGTGCAACACCCCAACTTCGACAACTTAACGGAGGTTTTCAGCTTCAATTATGAACCATTAACTCCTTACTCGAATATAA ATGATACTGCTATGCTATGGGGAATCAAGTTCTATAACGATCTCCTTATGCAAGCCGGTCCATATGGCAACGTCCAGTCGGAATTACTCTTTCAGAAAGACAAGTCTGCATTTACATTCGAGAAAGGCTGGGCTTTCCCTCATAGAATCTACTTCAACGGTGATAACTGCGTGATGCCACCTCCTGATTCGTACCCATGGCTGCCAAATACTAGCCCTCGTCCAAATTTCTCACTCCTCACTGCAACATTGACACTATTATCGGCTTTAGCATTTTTATACACTCACGCTTGA
- the LOC130802186 gene encoding COBRA-like protein 1: MLNNLWVYSLFFIIFLSSLRFIPAANCHSNPNENITIKWDLINWTPDGYVAVITMYNFQKRPIRAPGWQLSWIWAKNEVIWTTLGCQATHQGDCSKFKNYIPASCKKSPTIVDLSPHTPFNQQVENCCRGGLLDAWSNKPQSRSISSFQLSVGLSGNTNRDVKLPKNFNFKAPGGKYTCGPAKVIERTNYITRDKRRFTRALMTWKVICKHSG, from the exons ATGCTGAATAATTTGTGGGTTTACAGCTTATTCTTTATCATCTTTCTCTCTTCTTTAAGGTTTATTCCTGCAG caaattgtcattcaaatccaaatgaaaatattacaatcaagtgggatcttatAAATTGGACTCCAGATGGTTATGTT GCTGTAATCACAATGTACAACTTTCAAAAACGTCCAATTAGAGCACCAGGATGGCAATTAAGTTGGATTTGGGCAAAAAATGAAGTCATATGGACCACACTTGGATGCCAAGCAACGCACCAAGGGGATTGTTCAAAGTTCAAAAATTACATCCCAGCTAGTTGCAAGAAAAGTCCTACCATTGTAGACTTGTCCCCACATACACCATTCAATCAACAAGTCGAAAACTGTTGTCGAGGAGGTCTGCTCGATGCTTGGTCGAACAAACCTCAATCTCGATCGATAAGCAGTTTCCAACTTAGTGTTGGATTATCAGGGAATACTAATAGAGATGTAAAATtgcctaaaaattttaattttaaggcTCCTGGAGGTAAATATACGTGTGGACCTGCGAAGGTAATTGAGCGTACAAATTATATAACTCGGGACAAGAGAAGATTTACTCGTGCATTAA TGACTTGGAAGGTTATATGTAAGCACTCTGGTTAA